A single region of the Selenomonas sp. oral taxon 920 genome encodes:
- the kdsA gene encoding 3-deoxy-8-phosphooctulonate synthase: MNKVKLANFEIGGGEPLVLLAGPCVLEGLEHSLMIGRGIKEITDRLGIPYVFKASFDKANRSAYHSFRGPGLEEGVKILGQIRAELGVPVVTDIHETSQAEPVAKVADILQIPAFLSRQTDLLHAAAQTGAVVNVKKGQFLSPNDMRNVVDKIHESGSDRILLTERGESFGYNNLVVDMRAFPIMRSFGYPVIFDGTHSVQLPGGAGTSSGGQREYVEYLVRAAVGAGVDGLFLEVHDNPPEALSDGANMVYLDKLEELLKDALAIYEVVRKKLN, translated from the coding sequence ATGAACAAAGTGAAGCTGGCGAATTTTGAGATCGGCGGCGGTGAGCCGCTGGTACTTCTTGCAGGACCCTGCGTCCTCGAAGGACTCGAGCACTCGCTCATGATCGGGCGCGGCATCAAGGAGATCACGGATCGTCTCGGCATTCCCTATGTATTCAAGGCATCCTTTGACAAGGCGAATCGATCCGCCTACCACAGCTTTCGCGGCCCGGGACTGGAAGAGGGCGTAAAGATTCTGGGGCAGATCCGCGCGGAACTTGGTGTGCCTGTCGTGACGGACATTCACGAGACCTCGCAGGCGGAGCCTGTCGCGAAGGTCGCGGACATCCTCCAGATCCCCGCGTTCCTCTCGCGTCAGACCGACCTTCTGCACGCGGCGGCGCAGACGGGAGCTGTTGTCAACGTGAAGAAGGGACAGTTCCTCTCGCCGAACGATATGCGCAATGTCGTCGATAAGATTCACGAGAGCGGCAGTGACCGCATACTGCTCACGGAGCGCGGCGAGAGCTTCGGCTACAACAACCTCGTTGTGGATATGCGCGCATTTCCGATCATGCGCAGCTTTGGCTACCCTGTGATCTTCGACGGCACCCACAGCGTACAGCTGCCGGGCGGTGCTGGAACGAGCTCGGGCGGTCAGCGCGAGTATGTTGAGTACCTCGTGCGCGCGGCGGTTGGTGCGGGCGTTGACGGACTCTTCCTTGAGGTGCACGACAACCCGCCTGAGGCACTCTCGGACGGTGCGAACATGGTTTATCTCGACAAGCTCGAGGAGCTCCTGAAGGATGCCCTTGCGATCTACGAAGTTGTGCGGAAAAAGCTGAACTAG
- the kdsB gene encoding 3-deoxy-manno-octulosonate cytidylyltransferase — MKVLCIIPARYASTRLPGKPLREIAGKPMIVRVYERAVRAKLVQDVVVATDDERIRAAVEEHGGRAVMTRTDHATGTDRLAEVAEKMQDYDLIINVQGDEPLIDPAVIDALVEPFLADETLPMATAKTLLADEEEMANPNNVKVITDLTGNALYFSRARIPYARNAGTKVYKHIGIYAYRRDFLLDYARMAQTPLELSESLEQLRALENGHTIRVIETDAVFIGVDTEDDLAAVNEEYMRRGIH, encoded by the coding sequence ATGAAAGTTCTCTGCATTATTCCCGCGCGCTACGCATCCACGCGGCTGCCGGGGAAACCCCTGCGCGAGATTGCGGGCAAGCCCATGATCGTTCGTGTCTACGAGCGCGCCGTGCGGGCAAAGCTCGTGCAGGACGTTGTTGTCGCAACGGATGATGAGCGCATCCGTGCTGCCGTCGAGGAACACGGCGGACGCGCCGTCATGACGCGTACCGATCACGCGACGGGGACGGATCGTCTCGCCGAGGTCGCAGAGAAGATGCAGGATTATGACCTCATCATCAACGTGCAGGGCGATGAGCCTCTCATCGACCCTGCCGTGATTGACGCGCTTGTTGAGCCCTTTCTCGCAGATGAAACGCTGCCGATGGCGACGGCAAAGACGCTCCTCGCAGATGAGGAGGAGATGGCAAATCCGAACAACGTCAAGGTCATCACAGACCTCACGGGCAACGCTCTCTATTTCTCACGTGCCCGTATCCCATATGCGCGGAATGCGGGGACAAAGGTATACAAGCATATCGGAATCTATGCCTACCGCCGCGATTTTCTGCTTGATTACGCACGTATGGCGCAGACCCCGCTCGAGCTTTCCGAGTCCCTCGAGCAGCTGCGCGCGCTCGAGAACGGACACACGATCCGCGTTATCGAAACGGACGCCGTCTTTATCGGCGTCGACACGGAGGACGATCTCGCGGCGGTCAACGAAGAGTACATGAGACGTGGGATTCATTGA
- the lpxK gene encoding tetraacyldisaccharide 4'-kinase, with protein MRFLYNLAAILIVTIIIPIFMLRATRERGFVERIKQSFGFYPQDTIDKVAGKNAIWVHAASVGEIVATSPLVREFRKMFPDSPILVSVVTTGGYEMAHRIIKDADAIIYFPLDLPFLASRVVGRIRPRVFLPVETELWPNFLKKAKQLDVPVMMVNGRISDRSVKQYKYLLGMLREMIGTVKCFAMQSSIDADYIMRLGAPRELVTVTGNTKFDQAYTSVSPEERAALIQELGLTGASHIMIAGSTHRGEEELVLAAFAAVREREPNVRLIIAPREVLRTIEVEHLCHKAGFTVNTRKNLQKGAEGGEDIVILDTVGELGRVYGLGDVIYIGGSLIPHGGHNILEPAAHGKAIIVGNQMFNFKDIHALFRNRSAVVTVTNGEELTRETLRLFGDAAERERLERETLAIINENKGASAKSAQILVDMLAAYEARRALRAQERISAHRVRATQKVANFQTYFIDLVHDKDVRGVSRRLIMGVFYAFSLIYEQLVNLKLTMYRLGWAKKEQLPCFVISLGNVTVGGTGKTPTAQHLARAIHEMGYRVAILNRGYRAKWRGEVGIVSDGHTLKMDAETAGDEAFMLAKHLPDVPVLIGPQRAVTGRYAIEHFGAEVAILDDGYQHWQLARDMDILLVDAVNVFGNGYLLPRGTLREPLSHIDRADVCLMTKVDQAAPGAIQHIWETFRSYNQDGLIIESIHQPRQFVRLSDWYEDIAAGGVPATEMEGKKVLAVSAIGNPASFEQTLADLGVEMVESMRYPDHHDYGERDMAEVLYRAETLGVEAIVITEKDAVKVPADVVRAKWRIPMYVISVEVTFQKGQEEFFHALEEQLAAKLRPAV; from the coding sequence ATGAGATTTCTGTATAACTTAGCGGCAATCCTCATCGTCACCATCATCATACCGATCTTCATGCTGCGCGCGACACGCGAGCGCGGCTTTGTGGAACGCATCAAGCAGAGCTTTGGATTCTACCCGCAGGACACGATTGACAAGGTCGCGGGCAAAAATGCGATCTGGGTACACGCGGCATCCGTCGGCGAGATCGTGGCGACGAGCCCTCTCGTGCGCGAGTTCCGAAAAATGTTCCCGGACAGCCCCATCCTCGTTTCGGTTGTCACGACAGGCGGCTACGAGATGGCACACCGCATCATCAAGGATGCGGACGCGATCATCTACTTTCCGCTCGACCTGCCCTTTCTTGCCTCACGCGTCGTGGGACGCATCCGTCCGCGCGTGTTCCTGCCCGTGGAGACGGAACTCTGGCCGAACTTCCTGAAGAAGGCAAAGCAGCTTGACGTGCCCGTCATGATGGTCAACGGGCGCATCAGTGACCGCAGTGTCAAGCAGTACAAATACCTGCTCGGGATGCTGCGCGAGATGATCGGAACGGTGAAATGCTTTGCTATGCAGTCGAGCATTGACGCTGACTATATCATGCGTCTCGGCGCACCGCGCGAGCTCGTCACGGTCACGGGCAACACGAAGTTTGATCAGGCGTATACGAGCGTCAGCCCCGAAGAGCGGGCGGCGCTCATTCAGGAGCTTGGGCTCACGGGGGCGAGTCATATCATGATCGCGGGCTCAACCCATCGCGGCGAGGAGGAGCTGGTACTCGCGGCGTTTGCCGCCGTGCGCGAGCGTGAGCCGAATGTGCGGCTGATCATTGCACCGCGTGAGGTACTGCGTACGATCGAAGTCGAGCACCTCTGTCACAAGGCGGGCTTTACCGTCAATACCCGCAAGAACCTGCAAAAGGGAGCCGAGGGCGGCGAGGACATCGTCATTCTCGACACGGTCGGCGAGCTCGGGCGCGTCTACGGACTTGGTGATGTGATCTACATCGGCGGCAGCCTGATTCCGCACGGCGGGCACAACATCCTTGAACCCGCGGCGCACGGCAAGGCGATCATCGTCGGCAACCAGATGTTCAATTTCAAGGACATCCACGCACTCTTCCGCAACCGCAGTGCCGTTGTGACGGTCACGAACGGGGAGGAACTGACGCGCGAGACGCTGCGCCTCTTTGGGGATGCTGCCGAGCGAGAACGCCTCGAGCGTGAGACGCTTGCCATCATCAATGAAAACAAGGGCGCATCTGCGAAGTCTGCGCAGATTCTTGTGGATATGCTTGCGGCGTACGAGGCACGGCGTGCCCTTCGTGCGCAGGAGCGCATCAGTGCCCATCGGGTGCGCGCGACGCAGAAGGTCGCGAACTTCCAGACATACTTCATTGATCTCGTCCATGACAAGGACGTACGCGGCGTTTCGCGCAGGCTTATCATGGGGGTGTTCTATGCCTTCTCTCTCATCTACGAGCAGCTCGTCAATCTGAAGCTGACGATGTATCGCCTCGGCTGGGCGAAAAAGGAGCAGCTGCCCTGCTTTGTCATCAGCCTTGGCAATGTCACAGTCGGCGGTACGGGCAAGACACCGACAGCACAACACCTTGCACGCGCGATTCACGAGATGGGCTATCGTGTCGCAATTCTCAACCGAGGCTACCGCGCGAAGTGGCGCGGTGAGGTTGGCATTGTCTCCGACGGGCATACACTGAAGATGGATGCGGAGACGGCGGGAGACGAGGCGTTCATGCTTGCAAAGCATCTGCCGGATGTGCCCGTGCTCATTGGTCCGCAGCGCGCCGTGACGGGGCGCTATGCGATCGAGCACTTCGGCGCAGAGGTGGCGATCCTCGACGACGGCTATCAGCACTGGCAGCTCGCGCGTGATATGGATATTCTCCTCGTGGACGCGGTGAACGTGTTCGGCAATGGCTATCTCCTGCCGCGCGGCACACTGCGTGAGCCGCTCTCACATATCGACCGCGCGGATGTCTGCCTTATGACAAAGGTCGATCAGGCGGCACCGGGGGCGATTCAGCATATCTGGGAGACGTTCCGCAGCTACAACCAGGACGGGCTCATCATCGAGAGTATTCATCAGCCGCGCCAGTTCGTGCGGCTCTCCGACTGGTACGAGGACATCGCTGCGGGCGGCGTTCCCGCCACTGAGATGGAGGGCAAAAAGGTACTCGCTGTCTCCGCGATCGGAAACCCCGCCTCGTTTGAGCAGACGCTTGCCGATCTCGGGGTTGAGATGGTCGAGAGCATGCGTTACCCCGATCACCACGACTACGGTGAACGCGATATGGCGGAGGTGCTGTACCGCGCGGAGACGCTTGGAGTCGAGGCGATCGTCATCACGGAGAAGGATGCGGTGAAGGTGCCGGCGGATGTTGTACGCGCGAAGTGGCGCATCCCGATGTATGTTATTTCGGTCGAAGTGACGTTCCAGAAGGGGCAGGAGGAGTTCTTCCATGCGCTCGAGGAGCAGCTTGCGGCGAAGCTGAGACCTGCGGTTTAG
- the msbA gene encoding lipid A export permease/ATP-binding protein MsbA codes for MKNYTRLLAYMRPYVNKFALAIVCIILASGANLYVPWIIKDMIDDVLADKNMALLNAICIGIVVIFFLRGIFYFGQSYLVSYIGQKVIIDVREVMFRKFQRMPLAYYDRHQTGEIMSFVTNDVAAIQSALVDNLIDLVTEGCILIGSLVLMFYLDWKLSLLTLVVIPMVGQAMKIFGRKIKKSSNVIQERLAEITALLQESFSATRVVKSFVREDYEIDRFVRSNQRNFDAVMKNVQQTSMLTPTVEFLAAIAVTFIVWFGGYEVVNGDITAGAFVAFLTYAVNLANPVKRLSRIYGNLQKAMAAVDRVFSVVDLEESITDKADAQVLPPVEGRVRFENVTFSYKEGRRALDGISLEAAPGEMIAFVGPSGAGKSTIANLIPRFYEVDSGTITVDGHDIRDVTLASLRGQIGLVPQETMLFSTTIRENIRYGRLDATDAEIEEAARAANAHNFIMELEHGYDTQIGERGVSISGGQRQRIAIARAILKDPRILILDEATSALDTESEKIVQAALDNLMVGRTSFVIAHRLSTVFNADRIYVIDGGRIVEQGAHEELLAKGGLYQHLYDIQFRGE; via the coding sequence ATGAAAAATTATACGAGACTGCTCGCCTATATGCGGCCGTACGTGAACAAGTTTGCTCTTGCGATCGTGTGCATCATTCTCGCCTCAGGGGCGAACCTCTATGTCCCGTGGATCATCAAGGACATGATCGACGACGTGCTTGCCGATAAGAATATGGCGCTTCTGAACGCCATCTGCATCGGCATCGTCGTCATCTTTTTCCTGCGCGGGATTTTTTACTTTGGGCAGTCCTATCTCGTCTCCTACATCGGGCAGAAGGTCATCATCGACGTGCGCGAGGTCATGTTCCGAAAGTTCCAGCGGATGCCGCTCGCATACTATGATCGTCACCAGACGGGTGAGATCATGAGCTTCGTCACAAACGACGTTGCCGCGATCCAGTCCGCGCTCGTGGACAACCTTATCGATCTCGTAACGGAGGGATGTATCCTCATCGGCTCGCTCGTCCTCATGTTCTACCTCGATTGGAAACTCTCTCTCCTGACGCTCGTCGTCATTCCGATGGTCGGACAGGCGATGAAGATCTTCGGGCGCAAGATCAAGAAGTCGAGCAATGTCATTCAGGAGCGTCTTGCCGAGATTACGGCGCTCCTGCAGGAGAGCTTTTCCGCAACGCGGGTCGTGAAATCCTTTGTGCGCGAGGACTATGAGATCGACCGTTTCGTCCGCAGCAATCAGCGCAATTTCGACGCCGTGATGAAGAATGTGCAGCAGACGAGCATGCTCACGCCGACGGTCGAATTCCTTGCGGCGATCGCCGTCACGTTCATTGTCTGGTTCGGCGGCTATGAGGTTGTCAACGGCGACATCACGGCGGGTGCGTTCGTCGCGTTCCTCACGTACGCTGTAAACCTCGCAAATCCCGTCAAGCGGCTCTCGCGCATCTACGGAAACCTGCAAAAGGCGATGGCGGCGGTCGACCGTGTATTCAGCGTGGTCGATCTTGAGGAGAGCATTACGGACAAAGCGGACGCACAGGTACTTCCGCCCGTAGAAGGGCGCGTGCGGTTCGAGAATGTGACGTTCTCCTATAAGGAGGGGCGGCGTGCGCTCGATGGCATCTCGCTCGAGGCGGCACCGGGCGAGATGATTGCCTTTGTCGGCCCCTCGGGTGCGGGAAAATCCACGATCGCAAACCTCATTCCGCGTTTCTATGAGGTGGACAGCGGTACGATCACCGTTGACGGACATGACATCCGCGACGTGACGCTTGCATCTCTGCGCGGGCAGATTGGCCTTGTGCCGCAGGAGACGATGCTGTTCTCCACGACCATCCGCGAGAATATCCGCTATGGGCGACTCGATGCGACGGATGCGGAGATCGAAGAGGCGGCGCGTGCGGCGAACGCACATAACTTCATCATGGAGCTCGAGCACGGCTATGATACGCAGATCGGTGAGCGCGGCGTCAGCATCTCGGGCGGGCAGCGGCAGCGCATTGCGATTGCGCGTGCGATCCTCAAAGATCCGCGCATTCTCATCCTTGACGAGGCGACCTCTGCGCTCGATACGGAGAGTGAGAAGATCGTGCAGGCGGCGCTCGACAATCTCATGGTCGGACGCACGAGCTTTGTCATTGCACATCGTCTCTCGACGGTATTTAACGCTGACCGCATCTACGTGATCGACGGCGGCCGCATCGTGGAGCAGGGGGCGCACGAGGAGCTCCTGGCAAAGGGCGGGCTCTATCAGCATCTCTATGACATTCAGTTTCGGGGAGAGTGA
- the lpxB gene encoding lipid-A-disaccharide synthase: MKIMLSAGETSGDLHGAALARELRVLDPSVSLIGFGGAEMEAAGVVLRQNYVNYNIMGISAVLMNLRRIFALLDDLTRLMEEERPDVLVIIDYPDFNWRLAARAKERGIPVFSYIPPSAWAWRKGRAKSCAALADEIVAIFPHELPPYENVGANISFVGNPLVDTVHAEMGAEEVRSHFGIRTEDVPILLMPGSRREEIERLLPPMLGAAEILAACDSARRFFLPVAGGVDVAQIKKHLENSSVEVTLTHDARYALMGIARAAIAASGTVIMEAAIMGLPAVVLYRMSALSYLVGRLLVDVPRFSLPNILVGETFETELLQDAVQPARIAEAMERIIADGTERDYVTEHLARAVALLGEPHAARRVAEKILALGKHA; encoded by the coding sequence TTGAAAATCATGCTTTCGGCGGGGGAGACCTCGGGCGACCTTCACGGGGCAGCGCTTGCGCGTGAACTGCGTGTGCTCGACCCCTCTGTTTCGCTGATCGGTTTCGGCGGCGCAGAGATGGAGGCGGCGGGTGTCGTCCTCCGTCAGAACTATGTGAACTACAACATCATGGGGATCTCGGCAGTTCTCATGAACCTTAGGCGGATCTTTGCCCTCCTTGACGATCTTACACGGCTCATGGAGGAGGAGCGTCCGGATGTGCTCGTCATCATCGACTATCCGGATTTTAATTGGCGGCTCGCAGCGCGGGCGAAAGAGCGGGGGATCCCCGTTTTTTCTTATATTCCGCCCTCTGCATGGGCGTGGCGCAAGGGACGCGCAAAGTCCTGCGCCGCGCTCGCGGATGAGATCGTTGCGATCTTCCCGCACGAACTTCCGCCCTATGAGAACGTGGGAGCGAACATCTCCTTTGTCGGCAATCCACTCGTCGATACGGTACATGCGGAGATGGGGGCGGAGGAGGTACGAAGCCACTTTGGCATTCGTACGGAGGATGTACCAATCCTTCTGATGCCCGGCAGCCGCCGCGAGGAGATCGAGCGGCTGCTCCCGCCCATGCTTGGTGCGGCAGAGATCTTGGCAGCGTGCGACTCTGCGCGACGATTTTTCCTGCCCGTGGCGGGCGGCGTGGATGTCGCGCAGATCAAGAAACATCTTGAGAACTCCTCTGTGGAGGTCACGCTCACGCACGATGCACGCTATGCACTCATGGGCATTGCACGCGCGGCAATCGCAGCATCGGGGACGGTCATCATGGAGGCGGCAATCATGGGGCTGCCTGCCGTTGTTCTCTACCGTATGTCCGCGCTCTCCTACCTTGTCGGGCGGCTGCTTGTCGACGTACCGCGCTTTTCTCTGCCGAACATCCTTGTCGGAGAGACGTTTGAGACGGAGCTGCTGCAGGATGCCGTGCAGCCCGCACGCATTGCCGAGGCCATGGAGCGGATCATCGCAGACGGCACGGAGCGTGACTACGTGACGGAACACCTTGCGCGTGCCGTCGCACTCCTCGGAGAGCCGCACGCCGCCCGCCGCGTCGCAGAGAAGATTCTCGCGCTGGGGAAGCACGCATAA
- a CDS encoding LpxI family protein: MEKLGLLAGVGHLPAACARAARALGYEVHAIALLPDCDPELKDAASVYREISIGSIGAILAYLQQEGIGKVTMIGKVTKELLFTGAIQPDEMLRSMLMQLPNQNDDTIMMMFVGALMKVGVTPLDQTALIKPLMPSAGVLTSRAPSDAERADMEYGLQMAREIGRLDVGQTAVVKNRAVMALEAIEGTDACIRRGGQLAGGGAVVAKAAKPQQDSRFDVPAVGLDTIESLVAAKASALVIEADKTLFIDRERAVALAEANGITIAAMQ; the protein is encoded by the coding sequence ATGGAAAAACTGGGTCTGCTCGCGGGTGTTGGGCATCTGCCCGCCGCATGTGCACGCGCAGCACGTGCGCTCGGTTACGAGGTGCACGCGATTGCCCTGCTGCCGGACTGCGATCCGGAGCTGAAGGATGCGGCGTCGGTCTACCGTGAGATCAGCATCGGCTCGATTGGTGCGATTCTTGCCTATCTTCAGCAGGAGGGCATCGGCAAGGTCACGATGATCGGCAAGGTGACGAAGGAGCTGCTCTTTACGGGGGCAATTCAGCCCGATGAGATGCTGCGCAGTATGCTCATGCAGCTGCCGAACCAGAACGACGATACGATTATGATGATGTTCGTCGGTGCTCTCATGAAGGTCGGCGTGACACCGCTCGACCAGACGGCACTCATCAAGCCGCTGATGCCGTCGGCGGGCGTGCTGACAAGTCGTGCCCCGAGCGATGCCGAGCGTGCGGATATGGAGTATGGTCTGCAGATGGCGCGCGAGATCGGACGGCTCGATGTGGGACAGACCGCCGTGGTGAAGAACCGCGCGGTGATGGCACTCGAGGCGATCGAGGGGACGGATGCGTGCATTCGCCGCGGCGGTCAGCTCGCGGGCGGCGGTGCGGTCGTCGCAAAGGCGGCAAAGCCACAGCAGGACAGTCGTTTCGATGTGCCGGCGGTCGGACTGGATACGATCGAGTCGCTCGTCGCGGCAAAGGCATCTGCACTCGTCATCGAGGCGGACAAGACGCTTTTCATCGACAGGGAGCGTGCGGTGGCACTCGCTGAGGCAAACGGCATCACGATTGCGGCGATGCAATGA